One Pogoniulus pusillus isolate bPogPus1 chromosome 10, bPogPus1.pri, whole genome shotgun sequence genomic window carries:
- the COPS4 gene encoding COP9 signalosome complex subunit 4 has product MAAVVRQDLAQLMNSSGSHKDLAGKYRQILEKAIQLSGAEQLEALKAFVEAMVNENVSLVISRQLLTDFCTHLPSLPDSTAKEIYHFTLEKIQPRVISFEEQVASIRQHLASIYEKEEDWRNAAQVLVGIPLETGQKQYNVDYKLETYLKIARLYLEDDDPVQAEAYINRASLLQNESTNEQLQIHYKVCYARVLDYRRKFIEAAQRYNELSYKSIVHETERLEALKHALHCTILASAGQQRSRMLATLFKDERCQQLAAYGILEKMYLDRIIRGNQLQEFAAMLMPHQKATTADGSSILDRAVIEHNLLSASKLYNNITFEELGALLEIPAAKAEKIASQMITEGRMNGFIDQIDGIVHFETREALPTWDKQIQSLCFQVNNLLEKISQTVPEWTAQAMEAQMAQ; this is encoded by the exons ATGGCGGCcgtggtgaggcaggacctggcGCAGCTGATGAACTCCAGCGGCTCCCACAAGGACTTGGCGGGCAA GTATCGCCAAATACTGGAAAAAGCCATTCAGCTGTCAGGTGCAGAACAACTTGAAGCTCTGAAAGCTTTTGTAGAAGCAA TGGTGAATGAAAATGTCAGTCTGGTGATCTCACGTCAGCTGCTGACAGATTTCTGTACCCATCTGCCAAGTCTTCCTGACAGTACAGCTAAAGAAATTTATCACTTCACCTTGGAAAAGATACAGCCCAGAGTGATTTCATTTGAGGAGCAG GTCGCTTCTATAAGGCAACATCTTGCATCGATCTATGAGAAAGAAGAAGACTGGAGAAATGCAGCACAGGTGTTGGTGGGCATCCCTCTGGAAACAGGGCAAAA ACAATACAATGTGGATTATAAGCTGGAGACCTACCTGAAGATCGCCAGGCTGTATCTGGAGGATGATGACCCAGTTCAGGCTGAAGCTTACATTAATCGAGCTTCCCTACTGCAGAATGAATCAACTAATGAGCAGCTGCAAATCCATTACAAG GTTTGCTATGCTCGAGTCCTGGATTACAGAAGGAAGTTCattgaggctgcccagaggtacAATGAGCTCTCCTATAAGAGCATAGTCCATGAAACCGAGCGTCTGGAGGCCCTCAAGCATGCTTTGCACTGCACTATTTTGGCATCAGCAG GACAGCAGCGTTCTCGTATGCTTGCTACACTCTTCAAGGATGAGAGATGCCAACAGCTTGCAGCCTATGGGATCTTGGAGAAAATGTATCTTGACAGAATTATCCGTGGAAATCAACTGCAAGAGTTTGCAGCTATGCTGATGCCGCATCAGAAAGCAACCACAGCTGATG GCTCCAGTATCCTGGACAGAGCAGTTATTGAACACAACTTACTGTCGGCGAGCAAGCTTTACAACAACATCACTTTTGAAGAGCTTGGAGCATTGCTGGAGATCCCTGCAGCCAAG GCAGAAAAGATAGCTTCTCAGATGATCACTGAGGGTCGCATGAACGGCTTCATCGATCAGATCGATGGCATTGTGCATTTTGAGA CTCGTgaagctttgccaacctgggacAAGCAGATCCAGTCACTGTGTTTCCAGGTCAACAACCTGCTGGAGAAGATCAGTCAGACAGTCCCAGAATGGACAGCGCAGGCTATGGAGGCTCAGATGGCTCAGTGA